In Streptomyces sp. NBC_00569, a single genomic region encodes these proteins:
- a CDS encoding purine-cytosine permease family protein: MSLPHAPSSTGTTGPRSVFDGRMPAAPGDLRVEARGIAPVPESHRYGGAGRLFTVWFAPNLTMTGVFTGTVGIALGLDFATALAAVVIGTLVGAVPTAYLGTWGSATGAGQLPLARLAFGRAVAVPGALQWLSSVAWDALIGLFGGDALARLCGWPFWVGVLVMMLAQGALGVLGYEAVHRLQKLMTFVLAAAFVVLAVKLLDGVHPVTTGAAHGADQAGAFVLTSTIALSLSLSWAPYASDFSRYLPAATSRKRMFWFTLLGVTVSFVAVQALGLWGASVFTDQTARGVDELLGGGVLGSFGLLAVALAALCSNAMNDYSGSLALQTIGVRVPRPLAAALAAVLGFPLVLWMHAADTAARFQNVLLFVGYWIPGFVAVVAVDWLARARARGGAPVDLAAESARPQPWWPGLLAFVAAFAAAVPFMDSGLYVGPVAKALHGADLAYYVAFVAALVVYAPLRLRRPTADTRTTQHQEARP, encoded by the coding sequence ATGTCGTTGCCCCATGCCCCGAGCAGCACCGGGACCACCGGACCGCGCTCCGTCTTCGACGGACGGATGCCCGCCGCGCCCGGTGACCTGCGGGTCGAGGCGCGCGGGATCGCGCCGGTCCCCGAGAGCCACCGCTACGGCGGCGCCGGGCGCCTGTTCACCGTGTGGTTCGCCCCGAACCTGACCATGACCGGTGTCTTCACCGGCACCGTCGGCATCGCACTCGGCCTGGACTTCGCCACCGCGCTGGCCGCCGTCGTCATCGGCACCCTCGTCGGCGCCGTGCCCACCGCATATCTCGGTACGTGGGGCAGCGCGACCGGCGCGGGACAGCTTCCGCTGGCGCGGCTCGCGTTCGGCCGGGCCGTCGCGGTGCCCGGCGCCCTGCAGTGGCTGTCGTCGGTCGCCTGGGACGCGCTGATCGGCCTGTTCGGCGGTGACGCGCTCGCCCGGCTGTGCGGCTGGCCCTTCTGGGTCGGCGTGCTCGTGATGATGCTGGCGCAGGGCGCGCTCGGCGTGCTCGGCTACGAGGCCGTCCACCGGCTCCAGAAGCTGATGACCTTCGTACTGGCCGCCGCGTTCGTGGTCCTGGCCGTCAAGCTCCTCGACGGTGTCCATCCGGTCACCACCGGGGCCGCGCACGGGGCCGACCAGGCCGGCGCGTTCGTCCTCACCAGCACCATCGCGCTCAGCCTGTCGCTGTCCTGGGCCCCCTACGCCAGCGACTTCAGCCGCTATCTTCCGGCCGCCACATCCCGTAAGCGCATGTTCTGGTTCACGCTCCTCGGCGTCACCGTCTCCTTCGTCGCCGTCCAGGCGCTCGGGCTGTGGGGCGCCTCCGTGTTCACCGACCAGACCGCGCGCGGGGTCGACGAGCTGCTCGGCGGGGGCGTTCTCGGCTCCTTCGGGCTGCTCGCCGTGGCGCTCGCGGCCCTGTGCAGCAACGCCATGAACGACTACAGCGGCTCGCTGGCCCTGCAGACGATCGGTGTGCGGGTACCGCGGCCGCTCGCGGCGGCGCTCGCCGCGGTGCTCGGCTTCCCGCTGGTGCTGTGGATGCACGCCGCCGACACCGCGGCACGCTTCCAGAACGTCCTGCTGTTCGTCGGCTACTGGATCCCCGGCTTCGTCGCGGTCGTGGCCGTCGACTGGTTGGCACGCGCCAGGGCCCGGGGCGGCGCGCCGGTCGACCTGGCCGCCGAGAGCGCCCGGCCGCAGCCCTGGTGGCCCGGGCTCCTCGCCTTCGTCGCCGCCTTCGCCGCCGCGGTCCCGTTCATGGACAGCGGCCTGTACGTGGGCCCGGTCGCGAAAGCCCTGCACGGCGCCGACCTCGCGTACTACGTGGCCTTCGTCGCCGCACTCGTCGTGTACGCGCCCCTCAGGCTGCGCCGCCCGACCGCTGACACCCGCACCACACAGCACCAGGAGGCCCGCCCATGA
- the thiD gene encoding bifunctional hydroxymethylpyrimidine kinase/phosphomethylpyrimidine kinase, whose amino-acid sequence MTAIASTGRVAPPRVLTVAGSDSGGGAGIQADLKTMLALGAHGMSVLTAVTAQNSLGVQGAWELPVDAVRTQYRSVVDDIGVQAVKTGMLSSPVLVETVAELLAGTDAPVVVDPVSVSKHGDPLLAEDALDAVRTKLLPVATVATPNLDEVAQLTGLAVTDDDGMRRAAARLLSFGPRWVVVKGGHLPGAAVDLLTDGSEEHWLRAPRHDNRHTHGTGCTLASAVAVGLAHGLPVPESVRLAKEYVTGAIAAGFALGSGIGPVDHGWRLPGDRTEAAGRTD is encoded by the coding sequence ATGACCGCGATCGCGAGCACCGGACGCGTCGCGCCGCCCCGCGTCCTGACCGTCGCAGGTTCGGACTCGGGCGGTGGCGCCGGGATCCAGGCCGACCTCAAGACGATGCTGGCGCTCGGCGCCCACGGCATGAGCGTCCTGACGGCCGTCACCGCGCAGAACTCCCTGGGGGTCCAGGGAGCGTGGGAACTCCCCGTCGACGCGGTGCGCACGCAGTACCGCAGCGTCGTGGACGACATCGGCGTCCAGGCGGTCAAGACCGGGATGCTCTCGTCGCCGGTGCTCGTCGAGACGGTGGCCGAACTGCTCGCCGGTACGGACGCCCCCGTGGTCGTGGACCCGGTGAGCGTCTCCAAGCACGGCGACCCGCTGCTCGCCGAGGACGCCCTGGACGCGGTGCGCACCAAGCTGCTGCCGGTCGCGACGGTGGCCACGCCGAACCTGGACGAGGTGGCACAGCTGACCGGCCTCGCCGTCACGGACGACGACGGCATGCGCCGGGCCGCGGCGCGGCTCCTGTCGTTCGGGCCGCGCTGGGTGGTCGTCAAGGGCGGCCACCTGCCCGGGGCGGCCGTGGACCTGCTCACCGACGGCTCGGAGGAGCACTGGCTGCGTGCTCCCCGCCACGACAACCGGCACACGCACGGCACCGGCTGCACCCTGGCATCGGCCGTCGCCGTGGGTCTCGCCCACGGCCTGCCCGTGCCGGAGTCCGTCCGTCTGGCGAAGGAGTACGTCACGGGGGCGATCGCCGCCGGGTTCGCACTGGGGTCGGGCATCGGCCCGGTCGACCACGGGTGGCGGCTGCCGGGCGACCGGACCGAGGCCGCGGGGCGCACGGACTGA